The sequence gatcaatatgatcaatggTTGTAgtacttgccttcgttgaaatCCTCGtatgctccttcttcaaactccggatcctcggggtcttcctcgaatgctcaTTCCTCGAATGCTCAttcctctaataatcgcaacaacgaTAAAGACacacacaatcaatcaaatgGTTAAAACAATGATTAAacaatttataaaaattatgaaattaatatgattgggtagatctcgaatttggATGAATATCGGTAGAAGAATCGTTGAAAAcagagttaggacggaggagaaacgagcTTCGGAAGTTTTGCCAGGAGAGaaatttagaaaaagaaaaagaggggaATATTCCTGTTGAGTCGGCTCGGGGCTGGGCTCGGCTCTGGGTTTTTTTTTGGCGGTGGCTCGGCGGCTCGGTTTTTGCggtcggctcggctcggctgggGCCCACTCTACagccgagagagggagagagattaaaagggagggagagggagcggtCAGCCGATCGGCGGCGGAGAGAgcgagagatgagagagaggaaggggtgATGGGGTGGCATGCCGGCGGAGGCCGGCGACAGACGTTGCCAGCCGGCgggccgaggtggcggcggcctGTTCCAGCTGGCGGGGCGGAGCTGGCTGGCGGCGGGGAAGCAGCTTCGGTCGACGACGGAAGAGCGGCAGCCGGCGACAGCGGGGGACCCAGGTACGTCCAtaggggaaggggaaggagagagggagagagagaagaaagccGGAGGGAAGGCTCACCGGTGGCGGGGTGCTCGGAGGGAGAGAGTGGAGGTGAGGATGGGGTGGGGAGTCCGCATACTGTTCATCCCCTTAAATAGGGTTGGCGACGGGCGGGCGCGCGGGGTGAGGCGGTGCGGGGCGCGAAGCGGCGACGCAGAGCGCGAGGTCTACCAGTACGGCGACGCGACGGCAGGCGCGGCACGGCGCTAGCAGGCGGCGGGGTCATagggagagaagaaagagaaagaagaagagagagaaagagagaggaggggggggggcatcaGGGATTTGACAGATCATTTTAAATTTCCTTTGTTTCTGAACAAAGCACATGCTTCTTCAGCCATGTTCATCTTTACTGACAAAGCATTTGGGAGATCAATTCTTTTATGTCAGTAGCTCAGTGCACTTTACTTTcattcttcttgtacttgtttcATGTTGAATCCAGCTTATGCATTACTGCAAGTATTGCAAAAGTTATTTATCTCTGACTCTTTTCAATAGAAACCGAGCTATTTTCAACTTTCAATTCAGCAAGCAGTTTCATATCCAACATGTTTTTTCTTGCACCCGtaacaaacaagaaaagaatatgtgctgGCAAGGACAACCAGAAACAGCATGAACTCATCAAGCAACCGGGTCAAACATGGTCAAAACTCCGGTCTTGGCAACCATGGTGCACAGCTCATCAGACTCAGTTACTGGAAATTCCGACTTCCTTCTTGCTGTGTGGAACAAAAATCTTCGGAGCGTCAACGTGCATCTTCAGGGAGTTGAACTCCAGAGCGAAGATGGGCCTTGATAACAAGACCGAAATGCTCTGGTTTTGCGCATCCGAGTCGGCTAACACGTTTGATCCTGCCCTGCTGATCTTGCCATCAGAACTCTCCTGTGGATCTGTGGTTCTTGAACTCCAAATCCTAGCTGGCTTTACGGGACTCACCCTGTGCAAGAGAAGACTTTCTTAGAAAGACAATTTTACGGTTAAAAAACACTAAAAAAGAAATGACTGATTTGCGGTAGACATTCACAGGAAGGTAATGGCTTGCACAATATGTAAAATATAACCAATGTGACAAAAATTTATATCCAAGGGCGTTCAGAGAGTTTATTTATGTCATCACCTGCATTCTACTTGGCAAGAGTATTTCAGAAGATCAGGATGGTCCTCTGTCTGTCCACTGAAATTTGCAGATCAAGTGAGTCATGTTCATGTTTCGCGCCACTGAAGAGATATATATTTTGAGCAGAATTTATAAGTTTTATCAAGAGAAAACTGCGAATGGCTACTTTAAAACATTTAATTTCTTTATGTTTGTACATATTTAGGGAattggcatttttttttttttttttttgagaaatcgTGGAGGCCATCAAGTTGTACCTAACCTGAAGCTTGGAAGCGACATTCTGATTGCTGGGCCCATCCACTTACGGTGCTTATGTGACCCTGTTGCCACTTTCGCATGATTAGAAAGTGAAATAAAGCACTGAATCAATAGAGTGAGGCTTTAGAAGTGCCATTTTTGGGAGAAAAAGATAAGGTTAGGAAGATGTCATTCTGAGGACAATTTGGAACCCATAAGTATATGGCATTCATTGATCTGCAATGATGATGCCAATGTAACAAACAGATGGATATATGGTATCCAATGAGTCAAGGGCCATGCAAAAGCTGGAAAGAACTATCATTTCCATGTTCAGAATGTAACTGACAAGTTCAGGACATGGATCCTATTTCCCCTCAAAAAAGTTCAGGACATGGATCCTATTTCCCCTAAAAAAAGTTCAGGACATGGATGCATTAATCAGATAAGAAGAATGAAATTACCGGTAAGCGGCAGGCTGATGTTGCAGAAATGCCTAGTGGATGAGCCCTTGGTCTCTGAAATCTCAATCTCACGGCCACTCCCTTGCTTGGTGATGGTCGACCCTATTCCAAGTATGCTCAGGAAGCTGTTTGATTTGACCAACGGTTCATTTCCGAGCCCAGCAGCTTCAGTCTATCTCATGTGATCAAAGTTCATGTGGTAGATAAGATTAGATATCCCATAGAGAAACATTTGCCAAGCCTGATCATACAAGTATACTCTGAATATCCTGGCACGTCAGCAATGGCCATGCAGGCCTTCTTTCTCAGTACCTTTGAGAATGTAGCAACATGGCTTGGGAGCCCTACTTCCTGCGAGAAATGCAATGGCTTCGATTAGGAAAAACAGTAGCACTGCAAACGGATCAGAGAGGAGTTCCGGTGTCACCTTGCGGCCGTGCCGGCAGGCTTCGGCGCTGTTTACCAGCACTCTGGCAGCCCACCTGTAAATaggttcagagttcagaccaAACCAGCAGAGAACACAAGACGCCTGTCAAATAACTGAAGAAGATAACACGCCTGTGGAGCACCAAACAAGTCATCCTATGCATCCTTGAGCATGGGCCATTGAAGTACTACTGGATTTCAGAAAGCttttccaacaaaaaaaattcagaaatttcATCTGACCCTGTTTGCCACATGCATATATTCCTCTCCTCCATCCTATCGAATAAAACGTGAGCTCCTGCAGCGCAGCTCAGCTGAGTTGAGCACAGCACCTTGGCCGACCACGCGGAGCAAGTGCAGAGCACCCGGCCACCGCACCGATCGATTCCTCCAAATAATTGAAGGCCGCAACTACGCAAATCCTGCGCCCAAGTACAACCAAGTGGGCG is a genomic window of Phragmites australis chromosome 24, lpPhrAust1.1, whole genome shotgun sequence containing:
- the LOC133907626 gene encoding protein NEOXANTHIN-DEFICIENT 1-like isoform X2 → MAAEKERPCAGYQHGPPWVFKGSALYQLHLVKASTARAFVPRELRLVEAFGYTLGGMFLARYHDSPAGEFDELVVIAGIVWNPPTSCAWAARVLVNSAEACRHGRKEVGLPSHVATFSKTEAAGLGNEPLVKSNSFLSILGIGSTITKQGSGREIEISETKGSSTRHFCNISLPLTGSHKHRKWMGPAIRMSLPSFSGQTEDHPDLLKYSCQVECRVSPVKPARIWSSRTTDPQESSDGKISRAGSNVLADSDAQNQSISVLLSRPIFALEFNSLKMHVDAPKIFVPHSKKEVGISSN
- the LOC133907626 gene encoding protein NEOXANTHIN-DEFICIENT 1-like isoform X1; its protein translation is MAAEKERPCAGYQHGPPWVFKGSALYQLHLVKASTARAFVPRELRLVEAFGYTLGGMFLARYHDSPAGEFDELVVIAGIVWNPPTSCAWAARVLVNSAEACRHGRKEVGLPSHVATFSKTEAAGLGNEPLVKSNSFLSILGIGSTITKQGSGREIEISETKGSSTRHFCNISLPLTVATGSHKHRKWMGPAIRMSLPSFSGQTEDHPDLLKYSCQVECRVSPVKPARIWSSRTTDPQESSDGKISRAGSNVLADSDAQNQSISVLLSRPIFALEFNSLKMHVDAPKIFVPHSKKEVGISSN